A window of Hymenobacter siberiensis genomic DNA:
CACTACGGTATTGCCTAGCAATGTAGAAGTGATGTCTTCACGGTTGTAGTCATCGAGGACTTGGTTTCCTGCCAAGCCGGCTGGCGGGAGTTGCTTGTTGAGGCCGTCGCCATCGGGGGGCACGATGCTGGGGATGAGGCGGTAGCTGCTTGATGATATATGCCGACTAGCCGACCGTATACCGCCGGCCAAGCTACGCGCCAGCCCATACAGGCCCTTGGCCTGCACCAATAGCATGGCAGCGGTTGACCCGTTTGACCAGCGGTAGGTGGTTCCGGGAGCGGCCACGGCAGAGATACGCAGCAATAAGGGGCTACATCGCAAATCGTAGCATCGGCCTTCAGGGAGAAGGGGCATTGGCTGCTTCGCATGCCCGGTTCGATGAGATTGACTGGTACAGTTGCCTGGAGCAGGTACCGACGCGCAATAGTTACCCGGCTGGGTAATGGTGATAGCGGGGGAAGTGGCAGCAGTGCTCCATATAGTAAGAGGTAACAAAGGCATTGCCGACGGCAAGATATGAGATGCTACCGGGGCACGGTAACCAATCATTGATACTAACTGCTGTTGGAGGCTACCGTGGGGGGCTACCGCGTAGAGCCACCGGGGAAGGGGGCAGCGACAGGATAGTGCTGTGCGTAACCGAAAGTGTGGCGGTAGTGGGCTCCGTATTCCGATGGAAGGCGGGGGCGGGGGCCGCAGCGGCCCGAAGTTGGGCTGGGTTGCTTCCCACCAGGCATACCTGTGCGGGTCGGGTATTCTGCAGTGAAGGGGGTATTACGGTGACCTGAGCGGATGCTAAGCATCCTATACTATGATGAGCCGCTAGCCAGGCCCCCCCTTTGCCTGGGAACGCGGCCTTAGTGACACTACTCTATAGTAGTAGCGATGGGAGCAAGAACTGTAAACTGCACGGAGGACCCATCACATCCTATTAGTGTATTCCTGAATGCGCGGGACCGACTGGAGAGCGGTAATACGATAGAGGTGGCTGAAGCACTTTTTTCACCGATGAAGTTGGCCGGGGTTCTACCAAAGATGCAGGCTATGTAAACATTGCTGCTTTGCATGGCCATTGCACCGCCATCAAGTCCAAACCTGCTATCCCGCTTGCTAATACCAAGGATGCGGTAGTGCTTGGGCCCGTAGGCTACCGGCACTGGACAGAACCCGCGGGTTGACAGGCGTGAGGTGACGAAGGCTGGGATTTCCGACTTTCAAAGCGAGAATTATAGTTCCGCTCTTCACTTCGTGATAAGCATCGTTTCTGTTGCGGGAACGCCGGCATTTTCAATCATTGCTGAGCAGGCCCCAGAACCGGTCAGCCTGTGCTGTACTGGGTTCCGTTTAAGACATAAACAAAAAACCCCTTCACAAGCTGTGAAGGGGTTTTTCTGTGGCAACAGTTGGAATCGAACCAACGACACCAGCATTTTCAGTGCTGTGCTCTACCAACTGAGCTATGTTGCCGTCTCCCCGCAGCGTCTTTAGGTTGCTTATGGGACCGCAAAGGTACGAATGCAATGCAATGACGCAAGAACCTGAGCAAAAAAAGTGTGAATAAGTGTACAGTTTTTGAAAAGTAGTAGGCATGCCGAGTATATTGCGTCCCCAAACGTTTCCACTTGCTTACCTTTACTGCATGTTGCAATCCATCCTCTTTCTACTGCTCCTGGTAGCGGCTTTTGGCTTTTTCGCGTGGCAGGTCCGGAAAATACGGGCCAACATTCTGGTTGGGCGCGAGCGCGACGTGAGTGGCAACGCGGCTGAGCGGTTTCAGAAAACCATACTGGTGGCCTTTGGTCAGCAGAAAATGTTTAAGCGCATGACGCCGGCTTTGCTGCACCTGGTGGTGTACGTGGGCTTTCTGGTCATCAATATTGAGGTGATTGAGATTGTCATTGATGGCCTATTTGGCAACATTTTCGGCTTTCATCGGGCACTGAAATTCCTCGGACCGGTGTATGATTTGCTGATGGCGACCAATGAAATCCTGGCGGCGCTGGTGATTGTGGCCGTGGCCGCATTCTGGTGGCGCCGCAATAGCAACCCGCCCCTCAAGCGCTTCACGGGGCCGGAGCTGCGGCTGTGGCCTAAGATGGACGCCAATATCATCCTGTATGTTGAGGTGGCGCTGATGCTGGCCCTGTTCTTTATGAACACCGCCGACCTGAAGCTGCACGCCATGCGCGGCGAAGACCTGCCCGGCACTTTCCCCGTGAGCAACCTGCTGGTGGGCCTGCTGCCCACCAACGAAGGCACGCTGCACGTACTGGAGCGCCTGGGCTGGTGGATTCACATCACCGGCATCCTGCTGTTCCTCAACTACCTACCCAGTTCCAAGCACTTCCACATCATCCTGGCATTTCCGAACGTGTGGTACTCGCGGCTGGTGCCGCAGGGGCAATTTTCGAACGTGGAGAGCATCACCAACGAGGTGAAGGCCATGATGGACCCTAGCTTTGTGGTGCCGCCCGCTCCTACCGCGCCCGATGGCTCGCCGCTGCCGCCCGCGCCCTTCGGTGCCAAAGACGTGGAAGACCTGCCCTGGACGAACCTGCTGAACGCCTACTCCTGCACCGAGTGCGGCCGCTGCACTTCGGTATGCCCCGCCAACCTGACGGGGAAGCTGCTCTCGCCGCGTAAAATCATTATGGACACGCGCGACCGGATGGAGGAAAAGTATAACTCGCCCCTCATCTTCCGCCCCAACGTGTACGGGGCCGAAGCCAAGCACGAGCCCGTGACCGACCTGATGGAAGCCACCCTGCTGCGCGGCAAGGTGACACCGGAGGAGCTCTGGGCCTGTACTACCTGCAACGCCTGCGTGGAAAGCTGCCCCGTGAACATCAACCCGCTCGACAGCATTATTGAAATGCGCCGCTTCCTGGTGCTGGAGGAATCGGCCGCACCTAACTCGCTGAACGTGATGTTCTCTAATATTGAGAACAACGGTGCGCCGTGGGCTTTCTCGCCTTCGGACCGGTTTAACTGGGCCGATGATTTGTTTGCGGCGGAGAAGGCAGGCGCTACTGCGGTAGCTTAGATTACTCAAAAGGCGGTCATGCTGAGCGAAGCCGAAGCATCTCGCGTGCCACTACTAATCCTATTGTTGTTACGTCATTGGTTACCACTGCACGCGAGATGCTTCGGCTTCGCTCAGCATGACGTTCTTCTTCAAGCATTCCCTACTATGACTCCTGAAGCACCAATCAAAAAGCAAATCAATGTTCCCGTTATGGCCGATTTGGCGGCCCGCAATGAGTCGCCCGAAATCCTGTTCTGGGTGGGCTGCGCCGGCGCGTTTGATGACCGGTACAAGCGTGTGACCCGCGCCTTCGTGCGCATTCTGGAGCATGTGGGCACCAAGTACGCCGTGCTGGGCCTGGAAGAAAGCTGCACCGGCGACCCCGCCAAGCGGGCCGGCAATGAATTCCTGTTTCAGATGCAGGCTATGCAGAACATCACGACGCTGAACGGCTACGGCATTAAGAAAATCGTGACGGCCTGCCCGCATTGCTTCAACACCATTAAGAACGAGTACCCGGCGCTGGGCGGCGACTACGAGGTTATTCATCATAGCACCTACCTGCAGCAGCTCATCAACGAAGGCAAGGTGGGCGTGACCGGGGGTGAGAGCTTCAAGGGCCGCCGCATTACTTTCCACGACAGCTGCTACCTGGGCCGAGCCAACAACATTTACGAAGCCCCGCGCGACGTGCTGGCCGCCCTCGACGCCGACTTGGTGGAGATGAAGCGCAGCCGCGCCAACGGCCTGTGCTGCGGCGCGGGCGGCGCCCAGATGTGGAAAGAAGCTGAGCCCGGCAAAAAGGAAATCAACATCGAGCGCACCGAGGAAGCCCTGGCCACCCTCAGCGGCAAGGCCGAGGCACTGGCCAACCTCGGCGGCGTGGAAACCGAAACCAGCGCCCCCGGCCCGCATGATTTGCAGGGTAGCATCATTGCCGTATCGTGCCCCTTCTGCATGACCATGATGAGCGACGGCGTGAAGAACAAGGAGCAGGAAAGCAAGGTGCAGGTGTTCGACCTAGCCGAGCTGGTAGCTTCGGCTGAAGGCATCAACGCCTAAATTTTACGGGTGCACATTCGGTTTCGGGGGTAAGCGAGGGCAAGAAAATACGCTTGCCTTCGTTTACCCCCATACCTTTGAAAGACTGGGCTGCCCACCTTCGGGGAGCAGCCTGGTCATGCTCACTGCCTTAAAACCGACCTTCTATGTATGTTGCGTTCGACCAGCTTCCGCCCGAAGCCCGGGTATGGATTTACCAGGCCAGCCGCCCGCTCAGCGGGACGGAGATTGTGGGCATGATGCCTGGCCTAGCCCGTTTCGCCGAAGAATGGACCAGCCACGGCCGCACCCTGCTGGCCTCGGGCGAATTCCTGCACCAGCAGTTTCTGGTGATTGGGCTGGATGAAGGCGTGGCCGGCGCAAGCGGCTGTTCCATCGACGCTTCGGTGCGCTTTGTGGCCCAGCTTGAGCAGTACCTGGGCGTGGAGCTGCTGGAAAAATCCCGGATGGCTTTTTTGCAGGCCGGCACGGTGCAGCTGCTGAAGCGCGGGGAATTGAAGGAGGCCGTGGCGGCTGGGACAGTAGGGCCGGACACGTTTTATTTTGATAATACGCTAGGGACTAAGGGTGAATTGGATACCCACTGGCCCCGTCCAGCCAGCGAAACCTGGCTGGCCCGCTACTTTGGGCAGGAAGAAAAAAACGGACTGCTTACGTGAATCCTTTTCAAACGTAGTATTATTGCTAACCCAAAAATATCTAATCGGGAATATTCCTGATTCCTCCCTCCCCTCACCCTCCCCACACCACCACCCCACTTCACCTATGAGGAAACTATTATTCGTCTGCACCGCGGCTGGCTCCGTCGCGCTTTTGAGCGGCTGTGCCACTACCGGTGGTATGAGCAAGGGTGACAAGCAGTTCGCCCGCGGCCAGTATGAACTGGCTATTCCCTTGTATAAGGCCGATGTGGCCAAAGGTAAGGGTGCCGCCATTTCCAACTTCCGCATCGGCGAGGCTTATCGCCTCTCGAACCGGGTTGAGGAAAGCGAGCCTTTCTACAAAGCTGCTATCGATGGCGGAGTAAAGAACGCCGACGCTGGCTTCCGCTACGCTGAAGCGCTGAAAGCTAACGGCAAATACGACGAGGCCGCGGCGCAGTTTGCGAGCTACGGCAGCAACGGCGGCAACCGCACCCTGGCCGCCCGCGCCGAAACGGAAAGCAAGAACGCCGCCGCCAGCAAGGCCGTGGCCGCTATTAAAAACAAGTATGAGGTGATGCCCGTGGACGCGCTGAACTCGGCCGGCTCCGACTTTGGCGGCACGATGATGGCCGGTACCGGCGACTTCGTGTTTGCTTCCGGCCGCGATGGCAAGAAATACCTCGGTAACGGTGAGAACTTTAACGACCTCTATGCCATCAAGTTTGATAACGCGGCGGCCATGACCGGCGGCACGGTGCGCAAGCTCGAAGGTCCTTTCAACACCGAGAACAAGCACGAAGCCAGCGCCACCTACACCCCAGATGGCAAGACGATGGTGTTTGCCCGCTCGAACGACGGTAGCAAGAAAGGCTACCTGAGCGTTGACCTGTGGATTTCCTACCTCAAGGCCGGGGCCTGGAGCGAGCCGGTGCTGGCCAACATCAACGACCGGACGGCCGATGACTTTGCCCCGGCTTTCGGGCCGGACGGTACCACGCTGTACTTCGCCTCGGGCCGCAAGGGCGGGCAGGGCGGCAACGACCTCTACAAAGCCACCCTGGGCCCGAACGGCCGCTTCTCGCCGGCGGAGAACCTTGGCGAAACCATTAACACGGCCGGCAACGACAACTTCCCCGGCGTGGCCCCGGATGGTACGCTGTACTTCGCTTCGGACGGACGCCCCGGCCTGGGCAAGCTCGACCTCTTTATGGTGAAAAACGGCCAGCCCGTGAACCTGGGGGCCGATGTGAACAGCACCGCCGATGATTTCGCCCCGGTACCAATGGCCGGCGACATGGGCCTGTTCAGCTCGAACCGCGCCGGTGGCAAGGGTTCGGATGACGAGTACATGTTCAAGAAGAAGGCCCTCAAGCTGGTGACCTTCTACGCCGACGGTACCGTGCTGGAGCGCGACGACAAAGCCAAAACCACGCTGCCCCTGGCCGGTGCTACTGTGACGGTGACCAGCTCCAACGGCCAGCGCCTGAGCGCCGTGAGCGGCCCGGACGGCAAATTCAACCTGAAGCTGGACTCCGTGACCAGCTACAACATGCTGGCTGAGCGCGCCGGCGACTTCTCGGCCCGCACGGCCCTGAGCACCGTGGGCCGCAAGCCCAGCCAGGATGCCCTGCCCAACCTGACCAACGACATTCAGCTACCGGTGACCCTGACGCTGAACAAAATCGTTCTGGCCAAGGCTATTGAAGTCAAAGATATTCTCTACGACTACAACAAGTACGACATCCGGCCGGATGCTGCCATCCGCCTCGATACGCTGGTGCAGACCTTGATGGATAACCCCAAAATTTCCATCGAGTTGAGCTCGCACACCGACCAGCGCGGCAAGGACGCTTATAACATGAAGCTTTCGCAGCAGCGCGCCCAGGCCGCCGTTGACTACATCGTGAGCAAGGGCATCGATAAGGCCCGCATCACGGCCAAGGGCTACGGCGAAACCCGCCCCCTTGTGCTGAAGCCGACGACGGAAGAAGAGTACCAGCGCAACCGCCGCACCGAGTTCAAAGTGACTCGGATAGCGAAGTAGCCTGAGTAGTTAATTTTGATTTGAGAAGCCCTCGTAGCCAACGCTGCGGGGGCTTTTTGCTGCGCCACGAAATGGGTAGGGCGCGGGGCTAGCTCCCGCACCCTACAATACCCACCGCCTTACCGAAACGTGGCACAGGTTTTGGAAATAGATGAGCAGCGGCCGGAGTTTCCGGCCGAAACCTTCTCCTTTACTGCAATGAAAAAGGCGCTACTTCTGGCACTGGCGAGCTTATTTGCCGCCGTATCTCCCGCGCTGGCTTACCCGCCCGTACCGGCAAATGTCAACTTTTCGTCGGAGCGCGGGGTACCGTTTGGGTTGGTGCTTGATGGGCGGCCCCTCACGCGGGGCCTGGCCCGGCAGGTGCACGTCGACCAACTGATGCCCGGCCAGCACTGGGCCGATTTCAGCGTGCCCACGGCGTATGGCGGGGCCGTGCGCTTCCGCAGCCGCGTGTGGCTGGAGCCCGGCCTCGAAACCACATTTGTGCTGGTGACGCGGCCGGGCCGGCCGCTATATCTGCAGCAGGTAAATGCCGTAGCGCTATACGCGCCCGGCTATGGCGGCAACGGCTACTACAGTG
This region includes:
- a CDS encoding (Fe-S)-binding protein, with the translated sequence MLQSILFLLLLVAAFGFFAWQVRKIRANILVGRERDVSGNAAERFQKTILVAFGQQKMFKRMTPALLHLVVYVGFLVINIEVIEIVIDGLFGNIFGFHRALKFLGPVYDLLMATNEILAALVIVAVAAFWWRRNSNPPLKRFTGPELRLWPKMDANIILYVEVALMLALFFMNTADLKLHAMRGEDLPGTFPVSNLLVGLLPTNEGTLHVLERLGWWIHITGILLFLNYLPSSKHFHIILAFPNVWYSRLVPQGQFSNVESITNEVKAMMDPSFVVPPAPTAPDGSPLPPAPFGAKDVEDLPWTNLLNAYSCTECGRCTSVCPANLTGKLLSPRKIIMDTRDRMEEKYNSPLIFRPNVYGAEAKHEPVTDLMEATLLRGKVTPEELWACTTCNACVESCPVNINPLDSIIEMRRFLVLEESAAPNSLNVMFSNIENNGAPWAFSPSDRFNWADDLFAAEKAGATAVA
- a CDS encoding (Fe-S)-binding protein; translated protein: MADLAARNESPEILFWVGCAGAFDDRYKRVTRAFVRILEHVGTKYAVLGLEESCTGDPAKRAGNEFLFQMQAMQNITTLNGYGIKKIVTACPHCFNTIKNEYPALGGDYEVIHHSTYLQQLINEGKVGVTGGESFKGRRITFHDSCYLGRANNIYEAPRDVLAALDADLVEMKRSRANGLCCGAGGAQMWKEAEPGKKEINIERTEEALATLSGKAEALANLGGVETETSAPGPHDLQGSIIAVSCPFCMTMMSDGVKNKEQESKVQVFDLAELVASAEGINA
- a CDS encoding OmpA family protein, whose protein sequence is MRKLLFVCTAAGSVALLSGCATTGGMSKGDKQFARGQYELAIPLYKADVAKGKGAAISNFRIGEAYRLSNRVEESEPFYKAAIDGGVKNADAGFRYAEALKANGKYDEAAAQFASYGSNGGNRTLAARAETESKNAAASKAVAAIKNKYEVMPVDALNSAGSDFGGTMMAGTGDFVFASGRDGKKYLGNGENFNDLYAIKFDNAAAMTGGTVRKLEGPFNTENKHEASATYTPDGKTMVFARSNDGSKKGYLSVDLWISYLKAGAWSEPVLANINDRTADDFAPAFGPDGTTLYFASGRKGGQGGNDLYKATLGPNGRFSPAENLGETINTAGNDNFPGVAPDGTLYFASDGRPGLGKLDLFMVKNGQPVNLGADVNSTADDFAPVPMAGDMGLFSSNRAGGKGSDDEYMFKKKALKLVTFYADGTVLERDDKAKTTLPLAGATVTVTSSNGQRLSAVSGPDGKFNLKLDSVTSYNMLAERAGDFSARTALSTVGRKPSQDALPNLTNDIQLPVTLTLNKIVLAKAIEVKDILYDYNKYDIRPDAAIRLDTLVQTLMDNPKISIELSSHTDQRGKDAYNMKLSQQRAQAAVDYIVSKGIDKARITAKGYGETRPLVLKPTTEEEYQRNRRTEFKVTRIAK